The Synchiropus splendidus isolate RoL2022-P1 chromosome 1, RoL_Sspl_1.0, whole genome shotgun sequence genome includes a window with the following:
- the amh gene encoding muellerian-inhibiting factor, translating into MMASYGRRVAIRWTVLVLTLDATILARDLMTPLTDRGPEPAVASTEASPASRLRGPCFKDDVVALMQEAVTENGEITNHGLASLGVCSPPQSEEIRVVLQELAQLTGTNQGPQLLHPSEVLLVEDEQRGALTLTFHLSQSPLLKRRPVLLLVLERPVQPTEVERVTFSSASLQPAAQTVCLSEETRLLLLLGQASQVPGPHQWSISVQNQAQETRNKVKELFSGGRPTGDLKVTPLLLFSDGAGSESSTSQTLTFLCTLRRFLGDSQPQDQSTSPALQLDSLLTLPPLTLGLSSSESLLAQLINSSAPTAFTFSSLGFPVQQAQLNLPPLLLDELRARLEQTVGLTLNQFKEKEESHRGLKRLTRLVELTTFPKTGPVSGGRQFSAFLLLKALRTVSREMDRALRVTRADPNSRDNANLCGLKSLTVSLSQHLVGPNSANINNCKGSCLFPMTNTRNHAVLLYSHIVGGAAQERGPCCVPVAYEPLEVVDLNKHATYLTVTPDMVATECECR; encoded by the exons ATGATGGCGAGCTACGGCAGGCGCGTGGCAATCCGCTGGACCGTCCTGGTGCTCACCCTGGACGCCACGATACTAG CTCGGGACTTGATGACACCCCTCACAGACAGAGGGCCAGAACCGGCGGTGGCATCCACCGAGGCTTCTCCTGCGTCTCGCCTGAGGGGCCCATGCTTCAAGGACGATGTCGTCGCACTGATGCAAGAAGCTGTGACGGAGAATGGAGAAATCACAAACCATGGTCTGGCTTCGCTTGGAGTCTGCTCCCCTCCTCAGAGTGAGGAGATCAGAGTAGTGCTACAGGAGTTGGCTCAGCTGACCGGGACCAACCAGGGACCGCAGCTCCTCCACCCCAGTGAAG TCCTGCTGGTTGAGGATGAGCAGCGAGGGGCGCTCACGCTGACCTTTCACCTCTCTCAATCTCCGCTGCTCAAACGGAGGCCCGTGCTGCTCCTGGTGTTGGAGCGGCCCGTGCAGCCGACAGAAGTGGAGCGTGTGACTTTCAGCAGCGCGTCGCTGCAGCCCGCTGCTCAG ACCGTCTGCTTATCGGAAGAAACGCGGCTCTTACTGCTGCTGGGTCAGGCGTCCCAGGTCCCCGGGCCCCACCAGTGGAGCATTTCTGTGCAGAATCAGGCTCAAGAAACCA GAAATAAAGTGAAAGAGCTCTTCTCTGGCGGGAGACCGACCGGTGACCTCAAAGTGACCCCACTTCTGCTTTTCTCAGACGGCGCAGGAAGTGAAAGCAG CACCTCCCAGACTCTGACCTTCCTCTGCACACTGAGGCGGTTTTTGGGCGACAGTCAGCCGCAGGACCAGTCGACCTCTCCCGCCCTCCAGTTGGACTCTCTGCTGACCCTCCCTCCCCTCACGCTGGGCTTGTCTTCCAGCGAGAGTCTTCTCGCCCAACTCATCAACTCCTCTGCTCCCACAGCGTTCACCTTCTCCAGCTTGGGCTTCCCAGTGCAGCAGGCGCAGTTGAACCTGCCACCCCTGCTGTTGGACGAGCTGAGGGCCAGACTGGAGCAGACTGTGGGCCTGACTCTGAATCAGttcaaggagaaggaggaaagtCACCGGGGCCTCAAGAGACTGACCCGGCTGGTGGAGCTCACGACTTTTCCGAAGACGGGTCCAGTTTCAG GTGGCAGACAGTTTAGCGCTTTCCTCCTGCTGAAGGCTCTTCGGACAGTTTCCAGGGAGATGGACAGAGCACTGAGAGTCACGCGGGCGGACCCCAACAGTCGAGATAACGCCAACCTGTGTGGACTGAAGagcctcaccgtctccctcagcCAACACCTGGTGGGTCCAAACAGCGCCAACATCAACAACTGCAAAGGCTCTTGTCTTTTCCCGATGACCAACACCAGAAACCATGCTGTGCTGCTCTACTCCCACATCGTGGGCGGAGCCGCGCAGGAGCGCGGGCCCTGCTGCGTCCCGGTGGCCTATGAACCTCTGGAGGTGGTGGACCTGAACAAGCACGCGACGTATCTGACCGTCACTCCAGACATGGTGGCCACAGAGTGTGAGTGTCGCTGA